The stretch of DNA ACGGCTATCCCAACGGCCTCCTACGTCCATAAACAAGGAACCGAATTCACTAACGCCGTGCCATTTGTTGGTTTTGAAGATATCGCTAATGGAAACTTTCAGGTTACCACGGCCTCCCAATACTTTCTTTTGTACACCTGCATCCATACTCCACATCTCATCCATATTAAACGTTCCTCCCCAAAGGCCAGGCGCATTATACCAGCCAGATAATTCGAAGGAGACATCCTTAGGCAGGCGGAAAGTGTGTTGGCTATAAAGGTTGAACGAAGTCGCATCAAGGTCTACTTTATTGCCGCGCAAACTCTCTGCTTTATTTTGGCTATAAGTTCCGGTCAAGCTGGTATAAGAACTCCACCATTTAGCCAAAGGAACTGGCGCACTAAAATTCAAGCTGTATACGTATTGGTCATCTAGATTCAACCAGGTAATATAACTGGCTTTTTCACCAGAAGCCTCCGTTTGACGGGTAATCAAATCCTGGGTGTGGCTAAAGCTGAAGGTGGTATTAAAGCGATAGTTGAACGAATGAGACAGCTGAAAATTATTGGCATATTCTGGTTGCAAGAAAGGATTACCTTGCTGAAAAGTCAACTCATCCAGCTTGTCTTCAAATGGATTTAAATCCTGATAAGATGGGCGATTGATCCTGCGGCTATAAGACAATTGGAAGGTATTTTTCTGGTTCATGGCATAAGTCAAGCCAGCAGAAGGAAATAAATTGACATAGTCTCGTTCCACAAAATCATTATCCGTCGGCTTTGCACTAGTCAAATCACCAGAGGAATGGGTATGTTCCAGTCGAAGCCCCGCTTGTAGTCCCCATTTTTTGATTTGCTTGGCGTAGTTCACATAACCTGCATTTACATTTTCTTTGTATTCAAACTGGTTGCTCCGATCCAAGTCAAGTATATTTTCTTCATTAATCACATTGAAGAAATCAAAGGTATTATCTGTTCTTACCAAAGAGAATTTGGCTCCTATTTCCGCCTTACCTCCGAAAAGTGGACGTTCATGATCCAGTTTCAAGGTGTAGATATCAATATTGGAAGGTGTATTATTGGCAAAGATACGCTCGGAAAGCGTTTCCGTTTCGGTGGCATCTTTATAAAAATTGGGCTGGTAGGAATCGCCGGTGTTTCTGAACAGGCCATAGTCAGCGTCAACGTTCCAAACTTTACCCTTACCATCATCAATTTTATAGTTGAGGTTAAAATTGAAATTATCACGCTCGCTGTTTTGGGTATTATTCGCAACCAACACGCTATCAAAAGCAGATTCGCCTAGCATACCTATAAAGGTTCTACTATTGTTGCTACTTCCGCTTTCATTGAGGTTTCCATTTACCAAAAATCCAAGTGTCTGCGTGTTCGTCAGGAAGAAGTCTGTACCGAATCGGAAATTCTGCCCACCCCAATTGGACTCACTGAGACCATTTTGATCGAAAACAAGGTCTGACTGCTCCCGATAAATGCTCATATAGTTACGGTTCTCTCCTTCATAAAAACCAATCGAACCGAAAGCATTCAGGTGCTTGTTTCTGAAGTTGCCATTGATAGAACCATTGTATTGACCCACTTGACCCATCGAACCGCCAAGGTTGAGATTGGCGTTGGCACCTAGTCGCTTATCTTTTTTCATCCTGATATTGATGATACCGGCTGTACTTTCGGCATCATAACGAGAGGATGGATTGGTAATAATTTCTATCGCTTCAATCTCGGTACTTTGCACCGTTTTCAGGAAAGAAGCCAAATCCGCCGAACTCAAAGGTGAAGGTTTGCCATCGATATAAATTTGGACACCTGTACGCCCCAACATGGAGATATTGTCATTATTGTCAACAACTACGCCTGGAGATTTACGCAGCAAGTCCATGGCATTATTGCCGGTGGCGTTGATACTGCCTTCTACATTGAGCACCATCTTGTCGGGCCTGATTTCTAGCAGGGGTTTCTCTGCCTTGACCACCACCTCACTGAGGTTCGTAGCGCCTGCTTGCAAATTAATCGTTTCGATGTTCAACTTTTGTCCATCTGCCAGGTTGATGATCGCAGATTGGTAGGTAGGTAGGCCAACATAAGAAATATCCAGCCAGTAAGCGCCTTGTGGCACCTGCAAAATAGCAAAACCACCATCTTCTTTGGTGTATTCTATTTTGAACAGACTTGAATCTTTGGCTAATTTTAAAACGACGTTGGCGAAAGCAACCGGATTTCCGTCGGGGTCTTGGACCTTCCCTGTGATAAGTCCTTTTTCGCTTTGTGCCCACAAGGTTTGACTTGACAATAGCACAACAGCCCCCAATAGAAGAGAGATCTTCTTAAATAACATAGTCGGAGTGATTTAAAATTTTTGAATAACAGTCGGGACAAATGTAAAAATACCAGATAAACATGCCGATTCTTTTCGACGAACGGGGAGACTTCTGGGATTTATTCCTCAATGCGCCTCCCAAAAGCTATTTATTAGCATTATTACCCTCCCGCTTCGCCCAATATCGCTACTTTTTTCAGCCACCGCTCCAATGAAAGGGTTGATTTAGTCTTCATCCCACCAATCGTTGCAAAACGAGCTTTGTATCCACAAAAACCCAAAATCACCCTTTTCATCGCTTTATGACCAGGGCTGCCATAAACTATCCGATAATACCAAAGGGGTGCATCCATAGTGGTGATTACCCGAGTCGTTTTTCCCTTCATTAGTTTATCCCAAAGCTGACTATTTTCACGGTATTTAAAACTAAAACCGGGAAGAAAAACGCGATCTATGAAACCTTTCAACAAAGCCGGTAGGCCACCCCACCAGGTAGGATAAACCCAAACGGTGTGGTCTGCTTCCTTTAGAAGCTGCTGCGCACGAATAAGATCTGGCTCTAATTCGGTTCGCTTTTTATAACCGTAATGCAAAATGGGATCAAACGTCAGGTCAATTAAATGGAGGGTTTTCACTTCCAATGCTTTATTCTTTTTAGCCCCCAATGCATAAGCCTCACAAAGAGCTGCACAATAGCTTTCTTTATCTGGATGTCCATTGACAATCAATATTTTTTTCATGTTAAGGGTTGTTGAATGTAGAAAATAAGATATTAGTCCATTTGGACTAAGGCAAAGATGCAATATTTTTGTAATTAGCGCAAGTGGACTAAAAAAATATTTGCTTTTTAGTACGAATCGTATTATACTTGCAGTACGAATCGTACTAAATATGATCACAAGAATCACCGCACTAGATTATGCCATTATGGGGCTTTTACAAGAAGGGGCCAAAACGGGCTATGTTATTCGCCAGGTTTTTGAACAAACGGCCCTGGGCACTTATAGCAGTAGCCCTGGAAGTATCTATCCGGCCTTGAAAAAATTAGAAAAGCGAGCATTAGTGATTAAAAAAGCCCTTGCAAAAGGAGATAAAGAACAATTCGTCTTACTCCCTGCTGGGAAAACAGCACTCTTGGCTTGGTTAAACAGTGAGTTGCAAAAAGAGGATATCGAAAAACACATGACGGAGGTGCTCCTAAAATTTGCCTTTATGGAAACTTTATTGAGCAAAAAAAAACGAATTGATTTTTTAAAAAATTTAGCAGCGCTGTTGGAAGAACATATTCATGAATTGAAAACATTTCACCAAATGCATACCGACCTCCTCAGTCTGCATGGCCGACTGGCCCTGGAAAACGGAATCGAAGGGCAAGCAGCACATCTTCGGTGGACCAGGCATGCGATCAAGGAAATCCGGCACGCCATTTAATCAGCTAAAACCCAATCACATGACGAAAGCAATTCACCTTTTTTGGCAAATTCCAGCCCTTACCCTTAGTTTATTTATGTGCTTTGTAATCGGAGGGCTGCTCTCTGGTCTGAGCAGTAGTGCAGCAAGTGAGGCTAGCCCTGAGGCAATGGAGGCGGCAGCCCAAACAGCAGGCCTGCTACTATTGGCATGTTTGATGACCGCGGTTGTAATCGCCTTCCCCATCCGGTATGCCCGTTGGGGGGGACTGAAGCTGACCCTGGCCATTTTCTTGCTCTACTTCGGCATTTCCACTTTCATGACACAGATTGAGAGTATCTTTTTTAATGGCGCTTTGCAAATACCATCAAATATGGTTTGGCAAATTATCCTTTCTGGCCTCCTCACTGCCATTTTATTTTCTCCCTTAGCCGTATGGATCATGGGAAAAATGCGAAATCCTTCTCTTGCGGCCACCGCCATACCAATAAACAGGCTAGTAAAGCCTGGCCTAGTAATTGCAGTCCTTTACCTGATTATCTACCTACTCTTTGGCTATTTCCTTGCTTGGCAATCACCCGCTGTCAGGACCTTTTATACGGGCTCAACAGATATCCTTCCTTTTGGCGAACATATGTTGGATCTCCTTAAGCATAACCCGACCTTGTTATTATTCCAGCTTTTCAGAGGTATACTTTGGGGCGCATTGGCATGGCTAGTCATGCGCATGACAAATGGCAATTGGCTGCTTAAAGCTGTTTTTATCGGTTTGCTTTTTGGTATTATGGCGACTGGTGGGCTTTTACTCCCCAATCCTTTCATGCCTGCGGAGGTGCGTTGGGCACATTTTTGGGAAACGAGTACTTCCAATTGTTTGTTTGGGATAAGCTGTGGGTATGTGCTACGACCTTTAGATAGTTGAAAAGGGCTTGAAAGTTTAGTGCCGTAGGCACAAGCAAAAAAGGTTGAAGATGAATTGCGATAAATCCTTATCTTAGTAGTTTGACGGAAATAAATGATAAAACTTTTTTAAAAGATTCGCGAATATTTTCACACAACTTCCTTTCTGGCAGTTGCTTTGAAAATTTTAGCGAATCAAAAGTTGTATCATTTATTTTTTTTCCGTCTCTTAGAGCAAATGACCACAGCAGAAAAAATACGAGACAAAGCCTGCGAACTCTTTAACGAAAAAGGCATAGCTGAGGTATCCATCCGCGATATCGCCGCGGCTTTGGATATTAGCCATGGCAATTTACGTTACCATTACCCAGGGAAAGGACTTATTATTGAAGCCATTTTTCAGGCCTGCCTGGAGGCATCTGATAAAGTGATGGAACAATTGGATCATCCTGCCGTGGAGTTATCGACCATCTTAATGGCCACCGCACAACAAGCCGTCAAGTTTTGGGAATTTCGTTTTTTACTAAAAGACCTACTGGCTATTACCCAGCAATACCCAAAGGTAGGAGATGCCCTGCGGCAAATGTACCGGCACAGAGAGCAACAATTAAACAATATTTTTCAATATCTTCATCATAAGGGATTGCTCCAGGAAGAAGTATTCCCGGGGTATTACAAAATGGTCATTGAAAATTGCCTGATGGCCACTGATTTTGGCATTTCCTTTGTGGAACTAAACTACCCCAATGTGCCTGAAACAGAAAAGATTCACCGCTACCACCTTAGCTGGTTCGTCCCAATGTTGGCTTGCCTAACGGAAAAAGGACAGAATGAAATATTTCCTTTGTTACAGGATTGGAGGGGTGGGAGCAGTAACGTTTTTTTTATGTCGGCCTCGAAGTGACAGGCTCACGAGCGGTTTTTGGGGGATGTGAAGGTATTGGAGGTTGGGGCAAGCCATAGCGACACAGGTGAATTTGAAATTGTCATTGCCATTGCCACGGAAGCCAACTGGAGCTATTGAACCACCAGTCTTCTCCCCAAACCAGCTCCCTCCAATCCCATCGGGATTGACCCTCGGTAGCCCCGGTGCGATATCGATCCATTCATACCGTAGGTATGAGCCAAATGAATCATCCTGGTGCCCAAATCGTATAATCGGCGCCCCAGCGACACAGCCGCAATTTTAATTTTGATTTTGATTGCCATTTTGATTCTATTGGTGCTTAGGTTTTATTTGGACGTGGAGGTAGTGGAGGTGGAGAGGTATTGGAGGTTTGGCTTGCGGTTTTTTTGGACGTGGTAGTGGAGGTTTGGGGCAAGCCCCAGCGACACAGCCGCCATTTTAATTTTGATTTTGATTTTAATTTTGATTTTAATTTTGATTTTGATTCCATAGGGTGGTTTATCCGCACAGCTAGCGACAACACTTTTTAAACCAATATTTTTTAATCATTTTAAAATCTTATTATCCATTCCCTATTCAGTGCCCCGACCCCACTCGAAAAGCTCAAAAGCCCTAAAGAAGGGGTGCAGCTTTTTATCAAGCGAGATGATCTCCTGCATCCGGAAGGGGATGAATATTTCTGTGGTAATAAGTGGCGGAAGCTAAAATACAATCTAATAAAGGCAAGGGCCGAGGGGCATCAGCAATTGCTCACCTTCGGAGGGGCCTTCTCCAATCACATCGCGGCAGTAGCCAGTGCAGGACAATTATTTGGGTTTAAAACCATCGGCATCATCAGGGGGGAAGCACAGGTTTCACTTAATCCCACCTTACAACATGCCGAAGCAATGGGTATGAGACTGGTCTATTGGGATAGAGCAAGGTATCGCGAAAAAGAAAATCCTGCGGCTATCGCTGCCTTGAAAAAATCATTTGGCTCCTTTTACCTGCTACCGGAAGGAGGGACGAATGCCTTGGCACTTCAGGGCGTTGGAGAACTCGTCAGTGAGCTTCGGGCACAAATCAAACTCGATCATCAAACTTATCTCACCCTTAGCTGTGGAACAGGCGGTACCATGGCCGGCGTCATTCTTGCCCTGCAAGGCCAGGCAAACGTCATTGGTTTTCCGGCTTTAAAAGGCGATTTTTTACAAACCGAGATCGAAAATTTACTCCTGCAACCCGGGAAAAAATTGACCAGTTGGTCTTTACAAACGACTTATCATTTCGGAGGTTATGCAAAACACCAGGCAGAACTCCTTTCTTTTATGCATCTATTTAAGGCCAATAATGACATTAAACTTGATCCTATTTATACAGGAAAATTGGGTTTTGGGGTACATGATCTCATCCAAAAAGGCTATTTTCTGACAGGAAGTACCATCATTATGATTCATACGGGTGGCTTGCAGGGGATCAAGGGGTTTCAGCAACGATTTCCGGGTTTCTTGGATTTGTAAGCCATCTTTATCCTACGCATAAAAATAAACCGATTGCTCAATAACCTAGCCAATAACTAAAATACGTTTGTAAAAACATTGAAATACGGCTAATTTTGTAACAAAACTCTTTTCTGCTGTTAGACCTGCTGTGGGTAGATTTTATATAAGGAATGAATAAATAATTTAATGTTAGATGAAACTTCTATACACAAGGTCTTTTATCCAACCTAAATCCTATGAAAATGAGGTATTTTCTTCTTTTACTGACGTTTGTAAGCATCCTCGCATGTAATACCAAAAAAACAGAGGCTGAGCTCACCCAAATCCCCCAAATAAGCATGTGTGTCCCGAAAGGATTGGCCGTCGATGCCCTGGCTGAAATCCAGGGAACGCTGCCTCTCTTTGAAGGCTTAGGAAGCTTGCGCTTCCCTATCACGACCAACTCCGAGCTGGCGCAAAAATACTTTGAACAAGGATTTAAATTAACGGTAGGTTTTAACCATGCCGAAGCCGTTCGTTCTTTTCGCTACGCGATCAAACAAGATGAAAATTGTGCCATGTGTTATTGGGGACTGGCCTACGCATTAGGCCCCAATTACAATGCGGTGATGGAGCCAGAAGTGGTAACCGTGGCTTATACGGCGGTGCAGAATGCCCTAAAACTTAAGGATAAGGTGACACCAAAGGAAGCAGCCTTTATTGAAGCCATGGCGACACGTTATCCGATGGCCCCTGTAGATGATCGTTCCACTTATGACCAGGCTTATGTAGCGGCTATGCGGCAAGTGAAGCAACAATTACCAGATGATGAGGAAGCGACAACTTTGCTGGCAGAGGCCATCATGGATACCCATCCTTGGGACCTCTGGGAAAAATCGGGCGACATCAAACCCTGGACGGGGGAGATCTTAAGCCTCCTGGAATCGGTATTGACAAAAAATCCTGATCATCCTATCGCCATTCACCTTTATATCCACGCCACCGAAGCTTCCCAACAACCAGAAAAAGCCTTGCCCTATGTGGATAGATTACCCGAAATCACACCTGGTGCTGGCCATTTGGTGCACATGCCTTCTCATACTTATATTCGGACGGGCCATTATTACAAAGGGATGCAGGTGAACCAAAAAGCGGTAGCTGTAGATAGTAATTACCTGACTAGTTGCCATGCGGCAGGTTTTTATCCCCTGGCGCTTTTTCCACACAACTACCACTTCCTTACCGGTTGCGCCGGATTTGCAGGCAACGGAGCGGTGTCTGTCGAGGCCGCTCACCGCATGGTGGCCAAGTTGGATACTTCCCTGATGCGACAGGAGGGCTACGCCTTTATCCAACACTTTGAGACCATCCCCTTGTATGTGAAGGTCAAATTCGCCAAATGGAACGATATCCTGGCTACCCCTCAGCCTACCCAAGACTTACTATACCCTCGCGCCATTTGGCATTATGCCCGTGGCATGGCATACCATGGCCTTGGCCAACTCGACAAAGCCAAAGCGGAATGGAACGAGCTGCAAGTTTTTGTAGCAGATAAACAACTGGATGAAATGTCCATTTTCGGTATCAACACCTTGGGACTTATTATCGATATTGCCGATAATGTCTTAGCCGGAGAAATAGCAACCACTGAGGGGCAATTTGATAAGGCTATGCAGTTGTTCGAAAAGGCCGTTGAGATAGAAGATGGTCTCGCTTACAATGAACCCCCCGATTGGTTCTTCTCCGTTCGCCACCACCTCGGCGCAGCCTTGATCAAAAAAGGCGATTATGCCAAAGCAGAAGCCGTATACAGACGAGACCTTGAGCTTTTCAAGGAGACCGGCTGGGCCCTCAATGGCCTCCATGATGCGCTCATGAAACAAGGTAAGACAAAGGAGGCTCAGGAAGTACAAAGCCGCTTTGAGACCGCCTGGGCGCATGCTGATACGAAACTAAAGGCCTCCAAGGCATTGTAACTTCGGTCTTCTGGCATTTTTTTAGGACGTGGAGGGATTGGAGGGAAGGAGGGATTGGAGGGGTTGGCTGTACGTAACTCCATACAGCGACACAGGAGGCATTGATCTTGCCATTGCCATTGATCTTGCCATTGCCATTGATCTTGCCATTGCCATTGATCTTGCCATTGCCATTGCCATTGACATTGATCTTGATCTTGTCATTGTCATTGATCTTGTCATTGACATTGATCTTGCCATTGATCTTGCCATTGTCATTGCCATTGATCTTGCCATTGCCATTGATCTTGTCATTGCCATTGCCATTGCCATTGACATTGATCTTGCCATTGCCATTGATCTTGCCATCGCACCAGCCCAAAAAACACTAGGGATTTCCCATCGGTGGAACTTATTTTCACCGCTGTTTAAATACGGCTACCTCTTGCCAGCGTCAATGAAAGCTGACCAGCATGGTGAGCATTATGAAACAACACATGTGCAAAGAGCCTAATCCGGGTTACCCTTCCAAAAAACGGGGTATCGATTTCCTCCAACCACCAGGAATCAGTATTGTTTTCCACTAATCTTTGCAGCATTTCATAGCCTTGCGACACTAGTTTTACGCTATCTTCCAACACTTTACCCTGGCCTTTATCCTCTTGCCCCATGGTGGTGTTCTCTACGCCCATTATTTCTCCAAAAAAAGCGCCAAACATATTCATGGTCTCCCCGATATGCCTGTATATAAACCCAAGCGAAGCTGTATTATCGTTAAGTCTAAGGCTCAGATTCTCCGTTGAAAGTTTCTGGAAGGCAAAACCACAGGTAACTTGATTTTGCGCCAATATTTCCATTAACAGTTCTTTTTGCATATTTTATAATTAATTTTATCCGTTGGAATATTTCACGACAAATTACGGTTATTTGGAACAAAAAAAAGCATCATTTGAAACAGCCCTGCTCGGCTTTCGCCGGCCAATGCAATTATCCTCCTTTCCCTATCTGCTTGTGGCCGAAAGTACTCGGCATGGTGGATGCAGTCCAATGCCCTATGCTTCTATGAACCTGGGGCTTTATTCTGAGGATACGGCCGAAAATGTACAAAAAAACAGAGACACTTGGTTTGGGCGTTTGGGGATTGCGGAGGGGCAGGTGGCAGGTATGCACCAGGTGCATAGTGCGGAGGTGTTGTTGGTCAATCAAGCCGGGCAATACAAGGGATATGATGCCCTCATCACGCAACAAGTAGGCCTTTATTTGACGGTAACTATCGCAGACTGCACACCGATTTTGTTATTCGACGCTGCTAATCAGGCCGTGGCGGCTATCCACGCTGGCTGGCGGGGCACGGTAGGCCATATCGCCGCCAAGACCCTGGCAGCTATGAACGCAGCCTTTGGGACCAAAGCAATGGATTGTTATGCTTATATTGGCACCTGCATCGATGAATGTTCCTTTGAGGTGGACGCCGATGTAGCCGATCATTTCACCGACCCTTTTAAGCGTTGGGACGAGGTGCGCCAGAAGTTTTTCATTGACTTAAAAGCTTGCAACAGCGCCGTTTTGGAAAAAGCAGGCATACCTGCCTCTCAGATTGAACAGTCACCCTATTCTACTGTATTACATAATGATGATTATTTTTCTTACCGAAAGGAAAAAGGTAAAACGGGTAGAATGTTGGGCGTAATTGGGGTAAGTCAAGCAAATTAGTGCTAGCTTTATTATTTCACCATGCCTAAAACAAAACCGAGTATGAAAATTCGACCTTTATCTATTGTAACGATCAGTTTGCTGTTATGCGAAATATTTACCCCTGTGTCCTCCTTTGCTCAGGCAAAAGAAAACACATTTGTTTATGGCGATGCCTTACCCGATGCCCCGGAATTGGCAGCTCGGGGAGCCTACCAGGTTGGCGTGCGAACACTCGAATTGGTGAATAAAGGGCAAGTCGATATTCTTAACTCAAAAGAGGGTAACGATCCGCTTTACGATCGCCCCTTAACAATAGAAGTTTGGTACCCTGCGATCAATAAGGGTGAAGATGGCGGTTTGATTAGTTATGAAGAAGTCATGGGTACGGCCGGTGACCCTAAAAGGCCAAACATCCCCTTTACATTTTATGGAAGAGCAACAAGGGATGCGGCGCCGGTAACTGCCGATGGTGCTTTCCCTTTGGTGGTCGTTTCTCATGGCTATGTGGGCTCCAGGTTTTTGATGACATATCTAACAGAGAATTTGGCATCTAAGGGCTATGTCGTTGTGGCTATCGATCATACCGAATCTACGTTTAGAGATGCTGCAGGATTTCAGAGTACGTTACTCAATCGATCAAAAGATATTTTGTTTATAGTGGATGAAGTAGCCAAACTGGGTACAGCACGGAATGATCATTTCTTATCGGGCCTGGTAGATGCCGAACACACTGCGATTATTGGTTATTCAATGGGAGGTTATGGTGCGCTCAATGCAGCAGGTGCAGGCTATAGTGATAAGGCCATTAATTTCTTTACGGGCATGACTGGCGGCAGTAAGGCGCTAGCGACGCGAGGCATGCAAAGTGAAGCATTTAAGCAGTCCTATGATCCGAGAATAAAAGCAGTGGTCGCCTTTGCGCCCTGGGGTATGAAACAAGGTATCTGGGATACAGAAACGTTAAAAGGATTGAAGGTACCTACCTTTTTTATAGCTGGAAGTCAGGATGATATCTCGGGTTATGAAAACGGTATCAAGGCTATTTATACTGGTGCAATGCATGCGGATCGCTATCTATTGACCTATGCCAATGCCCGGCACAATGTGGCGCCAAATCCACCACCGGCAGAGGCTTTACAGCCCGGCCTACATATTGACGAATACTACCGTTATGCCGAACCTTCCTGGGATGAGCGCCGCATCAATAATATCAATCAACATTTTGTCACTGCATTCTTGGGCCTGCATCTAAAGCAGAAAGATTATGGAAAATACTTAGACGTAAAGGAAAATTCCAATGAAGAAACATGGCCAGGATTTATACCTCGTTCTTCCACCGGAATGGAGTTGTTGCATACGGCGGCCGAAAATTAGAAAAACAAAAGATTATTCAACATGAATATGGTCTCGAATCCCCAACTGGAATTAGCCTTTGAATACGTCAATCAAACCAATAAAAACATCTTTTTGACGGGTAAAGCGGGGACGGGTAAAACAACTTTCCTACACCGGGTTAAAAGAGAAGCGACCAAACGGATCGCAGTAGTGGCACCGACGGGCGTGGCCGCCATCAATGCTGAGGGGGTGACCATCCATTCGCTTTTCCAACTCCCCTTTGGTCCGATGACGCCAGGAATGGTTCGCGAAAAGATAAGTCGGCAGCCGTTTAGCGGCAAGAAAATCAAATTGATCAAAAGCCTTGATTTGTTGGTGATTGATGAAATCAGTATGGTCCGGGCCGATGTGCTCGATGCCATTGATGAGGTGCTGCGACGTTATCGAGATTTTTCAAAGCCCTTTGGAGGCTTGCAATTGCTGATGATCGGCGATTTACACCAATTGCCTCCCGTTGTCAAGCAGCAAGAATGGGATCTCCTGCGCGATCACTATCAAACCCCTTATTTTTTTGGTAGCCTGGCTTTGCAAAAAACGGATGCTGTAACCATCGAACTCAAACACATTTACCGGCAAGCGGATAACTTGTTTATTGAATTGCTCAATAAAGTGCGGGATAATCGGATCGACGACGCTGTTCTTCAGACACTCAATAGCCGCTTTCAACCCGACTTTCAACCCAGTGATGATAAAGGTTACATCACCCTTTCTTCCCACAATGCGACAGCCCAAGACATTAATGCCGAAAAATTAGCGCAAATACCCGGTAAGGCAAAGCAATTTAGGGCCCAGATTGATGGTGATTTTCCGGAGCACGCCTACCCTACGGAAGTGAACCTCGTCTTTAAAGTAAATGCCCAGGTGATGTTTGTCAAAAATGACCTTTCTCCTGAAAAACGCTACTTCAATGGGAAAATTGGTCGCATCAGCAAAATCGGATCCAATGAAATTTTTGTGCGCTGCCCCGATGAAGAGGAGACGATTACCGTAAATACCGTCGAATGGCATAATCGAAAATACAACCTGGACGAAACGACCAAGGAAGTCACAGAAGAAATCATCGGCACCTTCACCCAGTTTCCACTAAAGTTGGCCTGGGCCATTACCATCCACAAAAGTCAAGGCTTAACCTTTGAACGGGTGATCATCGACGCGCAGGCCGCTTTTGCCCACGGGCAGGTCTATGTGGCCCTGAGTCGCTGCAAGACTTTCGAGGGGATCGTCTTGCGTTCGCGGCTGATCCCTACGAGTGTCAAAACGGATACGGTGGTAAAAAATTACACTTCCGAAGCCCAGCAAAATGAACCAGATGCCCAGCAATTGTTACAAGCCAAACGGGAATACCAACAGGAGTTACTCCGGACTTTTTTCCGATTTCCTTCCTTGAAAAAACACTTTGAGCAATTGTACCGAATAGTTCTCGAAAATGAAAATTCCTTGCAGGGAAACATAGCCGAAGAGATAAGAGACTTAATGGCAAAAGCACAGGATAAGGTCTTTAGCGTGGCTGGGAAATTTATTCATCAATTGGAGACCTATCTCCTGCAACCACTTTTGCCGGAGGAAAATGAAAGCCTGAAAACCCGCTTAGGCAAAGCGGGAAATTATTTCATGGAACAATTGAATACGGAGCTGCAATCGGGCGTAGCAGGGCTGCAAATACTGACCGATAGTAAGGCAATTGGGAAAAAAGCGATAGAAAAATTAGCCGAACTGAAAAAAGAACTCTTCATTCAATTAGCCTGCGCCAAAGCCATTAGCGAAGGGTTTGACAGCAAAACATTTGTCAGAACCACCGTTGATGCAGAACTGAATTTCCAACAACCTTACGCCCTGCCCCGTGCCCGAAACGATTACCCCAAGGATATCGCCCATCCGAAATTATACCAAATACTAACCCAATG from Saprospiraceae bacterium encodes:
- a CDS encoding DinB family protein, translating into MQKELLMEILAQNQVTCGFAFQKLSTENLSLRLNDNTASLGFIYRHIGETMNMFGAFFGEIMGVENTTMGQEDKGQGKVLEDSVKLVSQGYEMLQRLVENNTDSWWLEEIDTPFFGRVTRIRLFAHVLFHNAHHAGQLSLTLARGSRI
- a CDS encoding PadR family transcriptional regulator, with translation MITRITALDYAIMGLLQEGAKTGYVIRQVFEQTALGTYSSSPGSIYPALKKLEKRALVIKKALAKGDKEQFVLLPAGKTALLAWLNSELQKEDIEKHMTEVLLKFAFMETLLSKKKRIDFLKNLAALLEEHIHELKTFHQMHTDLLSLHGRLALENGIEGQAAHLRWTRHAIKEIRHAI
- a CDS encoding TonB-dependent receptor; the encoded protein is MLFKKISLLLGAVVLLSSQTLWAQSEKGLITGKVQDPDGNPVAFANVVLKLAKDSSLFKIEYTKEDGGFAILQVPQGAYWLDISYVGLPTYQSAIINLADGQKLNIETINLQAGATNLSEVVVKAEKPLLEIRPDKMVLNVEGSINATGNNAMDLLRKSPGVVVDNNDNISMLGRTGVQIYIDGKPSPLSSADLASFLKTVQSTEIEAIEIITNPSSRYDAESTAGIINIRMKKDKRLGANANLNLGGSMGQVGQYNGSINGNFRNKHLNAFGSIGFYEGENRNYMSIYREQSDLVFDQNGLSESNWGGQNFRFGTDFFLTNTQTLGFLVNGNLNESGSSNNSRTFIGMLGESAFDSVLVANNTQNSERDNFNFNLNYKIDDGKGKVWNVDADYGLFRNTGDSYQPNFYKDATETETLSERIFANNTPSNIDIYTLKLDHERPLFGGKAEIGAKFSLVRTDNTFDFFNVINEENILDLDRSNQFEYKENVNAGYVNYAKQIKKWGLQAGLRLEHTHSSGDLTSAKPTDNDFVERDYVNLFPSAGLTYAMNQKNTFQLSYSRRINRPSYQDLNPFEDKLDELTFQQGNPFLQPEYANNFQLSHSFNYRFNTTFSFSHTQDLITRQTEASGEKASYITWLNLDDQYVYSLNFSAPVPLAKWWSSYTSLTGTYSQNKAESLRGNKVDLDATSFNLYSQHTFRLPKDVSFELSGWYNAPGLWGGTFNMDEMWSMDAGVQKKVLGGRGNLKVSISDIFKTNKWHGVSEFGSLFMDVGGRWDSRRLRVNFSYMLGNTQVKDARRRKTGLEEEQSRVKSGN
- a CDS encoding TetR/AcrR family transcriptional regulator, which gives rise to MYHLFFFRLLEQMTTAEKIRDKACELFNEKGIAEVSIRDIAAALDISHGNLRYHYPGKGLIIEAIFQACLEASDKVMEQLDHPAVELSTILMATAQQAVKFWEFRFLLKDLLAITQQYPKVGDALRQMYRHREQQLNNIFQYLHHKGLLQEEVFPGYYKMVIENCLMATDFGISFVELNYPNVPETEKIHRYHLSWFVPMLACLTEKGQNEIFPLLQDWRGGSSNVFFMSASK
- a CDS encoding pyridoxal-phosphate dependent enzyme, which gives rise to MHSLFSAPTPLEKLKSPKEGVQLFIKRDDLLHPEGDEYFCGNKWRKLKYNLIKARAEGHQQLLTFGGAFSNHIAAVASAGQLFGFKTIGIIRGEAQVSLNPTLQHAEAMGMRLVYWDRARYREKENPAAIAALKKSFGSFYLLPEGGTNALALQGVGELVSELRAQIKLDHQTYLTLSCGTGGTMAGVILALQGQANVIGFPALKGDFLQTEIENLLLQPGKKLTSWSLQTTYHFGGYAKHQAELLSFMHLFKANNDIKLDPIYTGKLGFGVHDLIQKGYFLTGSTIIMIHTGGLQGIKGFQQRFPGFLDL
- a CDS encoding NAD(P)H-dependent oxidoreductase; amino-acid sequence: MKKILIVNGHPDKESYCAALCEAYALGAKKNKALEVKTLHLIDLTFDPILHYGYKKRTELEPDLIRAQQLLKEADHTVWVYPTWWGGLPALLKGFIDRVFLPGFSFKYRENSQLWDKLMKGKTTRVITTMDAPLWYYRIVYGSPGHKAMKRVILGFCGYKARFATIGGMKTKSTLSLERWLKKVAILGEAGG